Proteins encoded within one genomic window of Paenarthrobacter sp. JL.01a:
- a CDS encoding DUF6986 family protein: protein MSSLSSSDLAHIEDQLAATDQLLDRNYPGDDGSRQPIHTVYVPADRFTPTFVADWGAQALATAEAHGGLEKLGQLLGQEPDLAAAVAARVASKLASEPIEDLRLDFEDGYGDRGDEAEDADVVAAAKAVAAAVAAGTAPPFIGIRFKCFEAPTRARGLRTLDLFVTTLAEAGELPEGLILTLPKVTTVAQVQAMDYAVSRLEEVLGLPAGRLRFEVQVETPQLILGADGTSPVAQLPHVVPGRISALHYGTYDYSASLGISAEYQSMEHPVADFAKEVMQLAVAGTGIRLSDGSTNIIPVGDAVEDAWKLHGRLVRRSLENGYYQGWDLHAAQLPSRFSASYAFYREGLPAAALRLRNYVERTEGGVMDEPATARALAGFVLRGVQCGAVGTDEVKALAGVELPQLTALAHPRLAQPTSH, encoded by the coding sequence ATGAGTTCACTTTCCTCTTCCGATCTGGCCCACATCGAGGACCAGCTCGCCGCCACGGACCAGTTGCTCGACCGCAACTACCCCGGCGACGACGGTTCCCGCCAGCCCATCCACACCGTCTACGTGCCGGCCGACCGCTTTACACCCACCTTTGTGGCTGATTGGGGCGCCCAGGCACTGGCGACGGCGGAGGCACACGGCGGCCTCGAAAAGCTGGGACAGCTGCTGGGCCAGGAGCCCGACCTGGCTGCCGCTGTCGCGGCCCGGGTTGCTTCCAAGCTCGCTTCCGAGCCCATCGAGGACCTGCGTTTGGACTTCGAGGACGGTTACGGCGACCGTGGCGATGAGGCAGAAGACGCCGACGTCGTTGCTGCCGCCAAGGCCGTTGCTGCTGCGGTTGCGGCCGGAACGGCTCCGCCCTTCATCGGCATCCGCTTCAAGTGCTTCGAGGCACCCACCCGGGCACGTGGCCTGCGCACGCTGGACTTGTTCGTTACCACTCTGGCTGAGGCCGGAGAGCTCCCCGAAGGGCTGATCCTCACCCTGCCCAAGGTCACCACGGTGGCCCAGGTCCAGGCCATGGACTACGCGGTCTCCCGCCTCGAGGAAGTCCTCGGGCTCCCCGCCGGACGGCTCCGCTTCGAGGTGCAGGTGGAAACCCCGCAGCTCATCCTCGGCGCCGACGGAACCTCCCCCGTGGCACAGCTCCCGCACGTGGTCCCCGGCCGCATCAGCGCCCTGCACTACGGAACCTACGACTACAGCGCCTCACTGGGCATCTCCGCGGAATACCAGTCCATGGAACATCCCGTGGCCGACTTCGCCAAGGAAGTCATGCAGCTCGCCGTAGCCGGCACAGGCATCCGACTCTCCGACGGATCCACCAACATCATCCCCGTGGGTGACGCAGTGGAAGACGCCTGGAAGCTGCACGGCCGTTTGGTCCGTCGCTCCCTGGAAAACGGCTACTACCAGGGTTGGGATCTCCACGCCGCCCAGCTCCCCAGCCGTTTCTCGGCGTCGTACGCTTTCTACCGTGAAGGCCTGCCGGCCGCGGCGCTGCGCCTGCGCAACTACGTCGAGCGGACCGAAGGCGGCGTCATGGACGAGCCCGCCACCGCCCGTGCCCTGGCCGGCTTCGTCCTCCGCGGCGTCCAGTGCGGCGCAGTGGGGACCGACGAGGTAAAGGCGCTTGCCGGCGTCGAACTTCCGCAGCTGACCGCACTGGCGCACCCGCGGCTGGCACAACCGACTTCCCACTGA
- a CDS encoding bifunctional allantoicase/(S)-ureidoglycine aminohydrolase — translation MGNYYYPTGGLPPQTHLTTERAIVTEAYTVIPKGVLTDIVTSNLPGFTNTRSWIIARPISGFATTFSQLIVEIAPGGGAPKAEFEPGVEGVVFVTKGQLNLTLDGELHHLEEGGYAYLAAGAEWGVENVSDDIVSYHWIRKAYERLEGYEAKSFVTNEKDIEPTSMPDTNDVWKTTRFTDSSDLAHDMQVNIVTFQPGGVIPFPETHVMEHGLYVLEGKAMYLLNNDWVEVEAGDFMWLRAFCPQACYAGGPGEFRYLLYKDMNRQVKLT, via the coding sequence ATGGGCAACTATTACTACCCGACCGGTGGCTTGCCGCCGCAGACCCACCTCACGACCGAGCGGGCCATCGTCACCGAGGCCTACACCGTGATCCCCAAGGGCGTGCTCACGGACATCGTGACCAGCAACCTTCCGGGCTTCACCAACACGCGGTCCTGGATCATCGCACGGCCGATCTCCGGCTTCGCCACCACGTTCTCGCAGCTGATCGTGGAGATCGCTCCGGGCGGCGGCGCTCCCAAGGCTGAGTTTGAGCCCGGCGTCGAAGGCGTTGTTTTCGTCACCAAGGGCCAGCTCAACCTGACCCTCGACGGCGAACTGCACCACCTCGAAGAAGGCGGCTACGCCTACCTTGCGGCAGGTGCGGAGTGGGGCGTGGAGAACGTCTCCGACGACATCGTCTCCTACCACTGGATCCGCAAGGCCTACGAGCGGCTCGAGGGCTACGAAGCCAAGTCCTTCGTCACCAACGAGAAGGACATCGAGCCCACGTCCATGCCGGACACCAACGACGTTTGGAAGACCACTCGCTTCACGGATTCCAGCGACCTCGCGCACGACATGCAGGTCAACATCGTCACCTTCCAGCCCGGCGGCGTGATCCCCTTCCCGGAGACCCACGTCATGGAACACGGCCTGTACGTCCTGGAGGGCAAGGCCATGTACTTGCTCAACAACGACTGGGTCGAGGTGGAGGCCGGCGACTTCATGTGGCTGCGCGCGTTCTGCCCGCAGGCTTGCTATGCGGGCGGCCCGGGCGAGTTCCGGTACCTGCTGTACAAGGACATGAACCGCCAGGTGAAGCTCACCTAA
- a CDS encoding DinB family protein has protein sequence MDDKATLLNYLRTRRQDLLGKVEGLSEYDARRPMTPTGTNLLGLVKHVASVELGYFGETFGRPNGRDLPWYDDNAEPDADMWVPADESMQDIIDLHHFSAKRSDETIEALPLDAPGVVPWWSEEKKNVTLHQILVHMCVETARHAGHADIIRELIDGQAGQRPNDPNIPERTANELAAHRQRIEEAALEADGRP, from the coding sequence ATGGATGACAAAGCAACGTTGCTCAACTATCTCCGAACCCGCCGCCAGGACCTTCTCGGCAAAGTCGAGGGCCTCAGCGAATACGATGCCCGTCGGCCCATGACGCCCACGGGAACCAATCTGCTGGGCTTGGTGAAACATGTGGCCAGCGTGGAGCTCGGCTACTTTGGGGAGACGTTCGGACGCCCCAACGGACGCGATCTCCCCTGGTACGACGACAACGCCGAGCCGGACGCCGACATGTGGGTCCCGGCAGACGAGAGCATGCAGGACATCATCGACCTCCACCACTTCTCCGCCAAACGCAGCGACGAAACCATCGAGGCACTCCCCCTGGACGCCCCGGGCGTGGTCCCGTGGTGGTCCGAGGAAAAGAAGAATGTCACCCTGCACCAGATCCTGGTCCACATGTGCGTTGAGACGGCCCGCCATGCAGGCCACGCAGACATCATCCGCGAACTCATTGACGGCCAGGCCGGGCAAAGGCCAAATGACCCCAACATCCCTGAACGAACGGCAAACGAACTGGCCGCCCACCGTCAGCGCATTGAAGAAGCTGCCCTGGAAGCAGACGGACGGCCTTAG
- a CDS encoding sensor histidine kinase has protein sequence MEQSAALDDVVAVKGIIQDQNPVDFYALGVAGCIDRLAAPLRRAGVTVHWQTPHHGIEISSSAAALLYHVAQEAFSNTLNYANATELTVRLNAVYHGIQLTITDDGDGFEIHAAPSGRRHGFGLLLMSIAVHDAGGTVDIDSSVGRGTSVRVTLPLD, from the coding sequence ATGGAACAGTCAGCAGCCTTGGACGACGTAGTAGCCGTGAAGGGCATCATCCAGGACCAGAACCCCGTGGACTTCTACGCTTTGGGGGTTGCGGGATGCATCGACCGGCTCGCCGCACCGCTCCGCCGCGCCGGGGTCACCGTCCACTGGCAGACTCCCCACCACGGCATCGAGATCTCGTCCTCCGCTGCGGCCCTGCTCTACCACGTGGCGCAGGAAGCCTTCAGCAACACGTTGAACTATGCCAACGCCACCGAGCTGACCGTCCGCCTCAACGCCGTCTACCACGGGATCCAACTCACCATCACTGACGATGGCGACGGCTTCGAGATCCACGCGGCACCGAGTGGTCGCCGGCACGGTTTCGGGCTGCTGCTGATGTCCATCGCAGTTCACGACGCCGGCGGGACAGTCGACATCGACTCCAGCGTTGGGCGGGGCACCAGCGTGCGGGTGACGCTGCCGCTGGATTGA
- a CDS encoding transglycosylase domain-containing protein, whose translation MARNNKGPLGLGKVLFRVLAFFVVSLLCGVLISGFVVPVVAFTSTTVGGSIGFYESLPSELDVESPSLSSKVVTADGQLIATFYAENRVKVPLEDMSPFIREAIVAVEDSRFYEHAGVDAHGIMRALTSNLTKGTKQGASTLTQQYVTNVLNESRLSQGRPEDVVLSGEKTVGDKLREIKLALELEKRFTKDQILEGYLNIVFFNRNAYGIEAASRYFFSTSAADLTLPQAALLAGLVNGPSIYDPTVDPAAALARRNLVLDRMLEQGKITAVDHGVAVATPVVLNITPSLQGCAGAAIATYFCDYVSHLILNDEAYGDTVQDRERLLYRGGLTITTTLDSRLQAVAQQQVDASAGDNPDKWGAAMTTVQPGTGKILAMAQNTVFVPQDGKFDTQLNFNVDAKDENGYDLNGAGGFQPGSTMKPFIYAEWLNEGKNPTAVVDASRRVYPVGFPWRSSCGKVLGGYSTAQKAQNLGADDDLQNNDPGYYRPMPINYGLYNSINTATFATAAQLDFCGIQRMVDTVGLHSGLDNAPINMHQIGNLLGSIGVAPVVLASAYATFANDGTYCKPIAITEISDAQGREYEAQTPDCRDAVKPAVARGVNAVLQDVLKLGSGVYIEPKVQSRVPVAAKTGTSNNNGATWVAGYTTTLATASFFGDTTAGQQRAGQNVTINGKFYKSLDGYMIAGPQWANYMMEATALYPSGPFPAPAPPPAPQPGTGPTTAR comes from the coding sequence ATGGCGCGGAACAACAAAGGACCACTGGGTCTGGGCAAGGTCCTGTTCAGAGTCCTGGCGTTTTTCGTCGTGAGCCTGCTCTGCGGGGTGTTGATCTCCGGCTTCGTGGTCCCCGTGGTCGCCTTCACCAGTACCACTGTGGGTGGATCCATTGGCTTCTACGAAAGCCTGCCCAGCGAACTGGATGTGGAATCGCCCTCCCTTTCCAGCAAGGTGGTCACCGCAGACGGCCAACTCATCGCCACGTTCTACGCGGAGAACCGGGTCAAGGTCCCGCTCGAGGACATGTCACCCTTCATCCGCGAAGCGATTGTGGCCGTCGAAGACAGCCGCTTCTACGAGCACGCTGGTGTTGATGCGCACGGCATCATGCGGGCCCTGACCTCAAACCTCACCAAGGGAACCAAACAAGGTGCATCCACGCTGACGCAGCAGTACGTGACCAATGTGCTGAACGAATCACGGTTGTCGCAAGGGCGCCCCGAGGACGTAGTACTCAGCGGCGAGAAAACGGTGGGTGACAAGCTGCGCGAGATCAAGCTTGCCTTGGAGCTGGAGAAGCGCTTCACCAAGGACCAGATCCTCGAGGGTTACCTGAACATCGTGTTCTTCAACCGGAATGCCTATGGCATCGAAGCGGCGTCACGGTACTTCTTCAGCACCTCCGCCGCGGACCTGACGCTGCCCCAGGCGGCATTGCTGGCCGGACTGGTCAACGGACCCAGCATCTACGACCCCACCGTCGACCCCGCCGCGGCGTTGGCCCGCCGGAACCTGGTGCTCGACCGCATGCTGGAACAGGGAAAGATCACAGCGGTTGACCATGGCGTGGCGGTGGCCACTCCCGTGGTGTTGAACATTACGCCCTCCTTGCAAGGCTGCGCCGGAGCCGCGATCGCCACCTATTTCTGTGATTACGTATCGCACCTCATCCTCAACGACGAGGCCTACGGTGATACGGTCCAGGACCGTGAGCGGCTGCTGTACCGAGGCGGACTCACCATCACCACCACCTTGGACAGCAGGCTGCAGGCAGTCGCACAGCAACAGGTGGACGCCTCCGCCGGTGATAATCCGGACAAGTGGGGCGCTGCCATGACCACGGTGCAGCCCGGCACGGGCAAGATCCTGGCAATGGCACAAAACACCGTCTTCGTTCCCCAGGACGGAAAGTTCGATACCCAGCTGAACTTCAACGTCGACGCCAAGGATGAGAACGGCTACGACCTCAACGGCGCCGGCGGTTTCCAGCCCGGATCCACCATGAAGCCGTTCATTTATGCGGAGTGGCTCAACGAAGGCAAGAACCCCACTGCTGTGGTGGATGCCTCCCGGAGGGTCTACCCCGTCGGCTTCCCCTGGCGTTCCAGCTGTGGCAAGGTCCTGGGAGGCTACAGCACAGCCCAAAAGGCGCAGAACCTCGGCGCCGATGACGATCTCCAGAACAACGACCCCGGATACTACCGCCCCATGCCCATCAACTACGGCCTTTACAACTCCATAAACACAGCAACCTTCGCGACGGCAGCGCAGCTGGACTTCTGCGGAATCCAGCGCATGGTGGACACTGTTGGCCTCCACAGCGGATTGGATAACGCACCGATCAACATGCACCAGATCGGCAACCTCCTGGGTTCCATCGGCGTCGCGCCTGTCGTCCTGGCGAGCGCCTACGCGACCTTCGCCAACGACGGCACCTACTGCAAGCCCATCGCCATCACGGAAATCAGCGACGCCCAGGGCAGGGAATATGAAGCCCAAACGCCCGACTGCCGCGACGCCGTCAAACCCGCCGTAGCGCGGGGCGTCAACGCCGTCCTGCAGGATGTGCTCAAGCTTGGTTCCGGCGTCTATATCGAACCGAAGGTCCAAAGCAGGGTTCCGGTAGCGGCCAAGACTGGGACGTCCAACAACAATGGGGCCACGTGGGTGGCCGGTTACACCACGACGCTCGCCACGGCGTCGTTCTTTGGAGACACGACGGCGGGACAACAGCGGGCGGGTCAGAACGTCACCATCAACGGAAAGTTCTACAAGTCCTTGGACGGCTACATGATCGCCGGCCCGCAGTGGGCCAACTACATGATGGAAGCCACCGCCCTCTACCCGAGCGGGCCCTTCCCGGCACCAGCTCCCCCGCCCGCGCCACAGCCCGGTACCGGCCCGACTACCGCACGGTAA
- a CDS encoding glutamine amidotransferase, giving the protein MKPFLLLATRAEDAAADDEYQAYLRYCGLDASQLVRVRLESNPMPPIDLADYSGVIVGGSPYTSSDPVEDKSPDQIRVEAELSALLDRIVAEDFPFLGACYGVGTLGVHQGALIDRRFGEPVGATEISLTLEGERDPLLQGVPSTFDAFVGHKEACSKLPGHAVLLASSAACPVHMFRIKNNLYATQFHPELDADGLITRINIYKNAGYFPPHEADALIAAARESSVMEPMRVLRNFTQRYARWL; this is encoded by the coding sequence GTGAAGCCGTTTCTCCTGCTGGCCACCCGGGCCGAAGACGCCGCAGCCGATGACGAGTACCAGGCGTACCTGCGTTATTGCGGACTGGATGCGTCCCAGCTTGTCCGTGTCCGCCTGGAATCCAATCCCATGCCGCCTATCGACCTGGCGGACTATTCCGGCGTCATCGTCGGTGGAAGCCCCTACACTTCCAGCGACCCTGTGGAGGACAAGAGTCCTGACCAGATTCGTGTCGAAGCTGAGCTCTCCGCCCTGCTGGACCGGATCGTGGCTGAGGACTTCCCGTTCCTGGGTGCCTGCTACGGCGTCGGGACGTTGGGAGTTCACCAAGGGGCACTCATCGACCGCCGCTTCGGTGAACCGGTGGGCGCCACGGAGATCAGTCTGACCCTTGAAGGGGAGCGGGACCCCCTGCTGCAGGGTGTCCCATCGACCTTCGATGCATTCGTGGGGCACAAAGAGGCCTGCAGCAAACTCCCGGGCCACGCGGTGTTGCTGGCGAGCTCAGCGGCGTGCCCGGTTCACATGTTCCGGATCAAGAACAACCTCTACGCCACTCAATTCCATCCCGAGCTGGATGCCGATGGCCTCATAACCCGAATCAATATCTACAAGAACGCAGGGTACTTTCCGCCCCACGAAGCCGATGCGCTCATTGCAGCTGCCCGGGAATCGTCCGTGATGGAACCCATGCGGGTGCTCCGGAACTTCACACAGCGGTACGCACGCTGGTTGTGA
- a CDS encoding MFS transporter has product MPWGGLLVLAAAGFTAVTTELLPSGLLPQISRDLGVEESAVGSLTAVYAAIIVFTALPLSRFLAGRVPRKTLLIATVLAFALSNVLLALSPALGWAIGARLLGGIAHGMLWSSMAPYVARIVPAHSVGKSMAVVFSGNSIALAVGAPIGTLMGSLMTWRASFLVLAGVGVLLAVLAFWLLPGAHDQGSRNAPSLRAAMKLPGVVAIAIAWPLLLLAHFTLFTYVAPFLLASGLPESATSLSLSVVGVASLVGIWIAGMTADSHPRRSVIAAVVLLTLSFALLPALGGTWVGAFGLMTLWGIAFGAVGIYNQAAILRAGGEHKDAANGLTVVTIQLGIAVGAVYGAFALTSLGAQLVPLAAAVPTAIALAIIIASRRGGYPAGPREKRR; this is encoded by the coding sequence ATCCCTTGGGGTGGCCTGTTGGTGCTTGCAGCTGCCGGCTTCACGGCGGTGACAACGGAACTCCTGCCCTCCGGGTTGCTGCCCCAGATCAGCCGGGACCTGGGCGTGGAGGAATCAGCCGTAGGTTCACTGACGGCGGTATACGCGGCCATTATCGTGTTCACGGCCCTGCCCCTCTCGCGGTTCCTGGCCGGAAGGGTGCCCCGGAAAACCCTGCTGATAGCCACCGTCCTGGCGTTTGCCCTGAGCAATGTCCTGCTGGCGTTGAGCCCCGCCCTGGGTTGGGCCATCGGCGCCAGGCTCCTTGGCGGCATCGCACACGGCATGCTGTGGTCCAGCATGGCGCCCTACGTGGCACGGATCGTTCCTGCCCACTCGGTGGGCAAGTCGATGGCGGTAGTGTTCAGCGGCAACAGCATTGCGCTCGCCGTGGGTGCTCCGATCGGCACGCTCATGGGATCGCTGATGACGTGGCGGGCTTCCTTCCTGGTTCTGGCGGGTGTGGGTGTTCTCCTGGCGGTGTTGGCGTTCTGGCTTCTTCCGGGAGCACACGATCAGGGCAGCCGGAATGCTCCGTCGCTGCGGGCTGCAATGAAACTGCCGGGTGTGGTCGCCATCGCCATCGCCTGGCCCCTGCTGTTACTGGCCCATTTCACGCTCTTCACCTACGTTGCGCCGTTCCTGCTCGCATCAGGTCTTCCTGAATCCGCCACAAGCCTGTCCCTCTCCGTGGTGGGAGTGGCCAGCCTGGTGGGCATCTGGATTGCCGGCATGACCGCTGACTCGCACCCGCGGCGTTCGGTGATTGCCGCCGTCGTACTTTTGACGCTGTCTTTCGCCCTGCTGCCGGCGCTGGGTGGCACCTGGGTGGGCGCGTTCGGCCTGATGACGTTGTGGGGCATCGCGTTCGGCGCGGTGGGCATCTACAACCAGGCGGCGATCCTGCGCGCGGGCGGAGAGCACAAGGACGCTGCCAACGGTCTCACGGTTGTGACCATCCAACTGGGCATCGCTGTCGGCGCTGTGTACGGCGCGTTCGCCTTGACGAGCCTCGGCGCCCAACTGGTTCCGCTGGCAGCTGCGGTTCCGACGGCGATAGCGCTGGCGATCATCATCGCCAGCCGCCGCGGCGGCTATCCTGCGGGGCCGCGGGAGAAGCGCCGTTAA
- a CDS encoding ammonium transporter translates to MEISAQNVWMMLSAAMVLFMTPGLGLFYGGMTRAKAALNMIMMSFISAGIVGVVWVLWGYSMTTGDGFLGLFGNPFAHFGLQDLVGTPDLIKATFAATFAIITVALISGAIADRAKFGAWALFVPIWITVVYCPLAYMVWGGGLMSAGGAVTEVFGQVIDFAGGAVVEVSSGTAAFVLALIVGKRHGFAKDPNHRPHNVPFIMIGAAILWFGWFGFNGGAATTAEQAGLIWVNTLVTPAAAMLSWLVVEKIRHGHPTSLGAASGVVAGLVAITPSCANITPLAAVGLGLVAGAACAVFVDLKYKFGFDDSLDVVGVHFGAGVIGTLSLGFIATPVDGVGGGLFYGGGLQQLIAQTVAVVITIALSGLGTLVIGRIINKTIGFRVPHEHEITGVDLTQHAESAYEFGLTAHGHFRQQQAHLSALITRKPAASEPVAAKEDSLA, encoded by the coding sequence GTGGAGATCTCTGCGCAGAACGTCTGGATGATGTTGTCGGCGGCAATGGTGCTCTTCATGACCCCGGGCCTCGGCCTGTTCTACGGCGGCATGACCCGCGCCAAGGCAGCACTGAACATGATCATGATGAGCTTCATCTCGGCCGGCATCGTGGGCGTCGTGTGGGTCCTTTGGGGCTACTCGATGACCACCGGCGACGGCTTCCTGGGGCTCTTCGGCAATCCCTTCGCGCACTTCGGCCTGCAGGATCTCGTAGGCACCCCCGACCTCATCAAGGCCACCTTCGCTGCGACCTTCGCCATCATCACTGTGGCACTCATCAGCGGAGCCATCGCCGACCGGGCCAAGTTCGGCGCCTGGGCGTTGTTCGTTCCGATCTGGATCACCGTTGTCTACTGCCCCTTGGCCTACATGGTGTGGGGCGGAGGCCTGATGAGCGCCGGCGGCGCCGTCACCGAAGTCTTCGGCCAAGTGATCGATTTCGCCGGTGGTGCAGTAGTTGAGGTCAGCTCGGGAACAGCCGCTTTCGTCCTCGCATTGATCGTGGGAAAGCGCCACGGATTCGCCAAGGACCCCAACCACCGCCCGCACAACGTCCCGTTCATCATGATCGGCGCAGCAATCCTCTGGTTCGGCTGGTTCGGTTTCAACGGCGGCGCCGCGACCACCGCCGAACAGGCCGGCCTGATCTGGGTCAACACGCTGGTGACCCCGGCCGCGGCGATGCTCAGCTGGCTCGTCGTCGAGAAGATCCGGCATGGCCACCCGACCTCCCTGGGTGCGGCATCCGGCGTGGTTGCCGGCCTCGTGGCCATCACACCCTCCTGCGCCAACATCACCCCGCTGGCCGCAGTTGGCCTGGGCCTTGTAGCCGGAGCGGCTTGCGCAGTGTTCGTTGACCTGAAGTACAAGTTCGGCTTCGATGACTCCCTGGACGTGGTGGGCGTGCACTTCGGCGCGGGCGTTATCGGCACCCTTTCCCTCGGCTTCATCGCTACCCCTGTTGACGGGGTTGGCGGCGGCCTCTTCTACGGCGGGGGCCTGCAGCAGCTCATCGCGCAAACCGTAGCCGTGGTGATCACGATCGCACTGTCCGGCCTGGGCACCCTGGTGATCGGCCGGATCATCAACAAGACCATCGGCTTCCGCGTTCCGCACGAGCACGAAATCACCGGCGTGGATCTCACCCAGCACGCCGAGTCCGCCTACGAGTTCGGCCTCACCGCGCACGGCCACTTCCGCCAGCAGCAGGCACACCTGTCGGCGTTGATCACGCGGAAGCCTGCCGCTTCCGAGCCCGTCGCAGCCAAGGAAGACAGCCTGGCCTGA
- a CDS encoding DUF1992 domain-containing protein, with product MNDGNNAFRRRLERGAELRAVRGWGGNAQEDAELEAAESEEREKRRKVDDAARVEYLIRDAMNQGKFDNLKYAGKPIPGLGEHYDPDWWVKGLIQRERLSGIGPPAILLRIEDAELDEKLDQQYTEKQVRDILEDFNKRVIEARRQLQGGPPVITKLREVDSEVQRWRERRAASAPAEPEPVTETKRTWWQRLWNGSG from the coding sequence GTGAATGACGGGAACAACGCTTTCAGGCGGAGGCTCGAACGCGGGGCGGAACTTCGTGCCGTTCGTGGCTGGGGCGGCAACGCGCAGGAAGACGCCGAGCTCGAAGCCGCGGAGTCCGAGGAACGCGAGAAACGCCGGAAGGTCGATGACGCTGCCCGCGTTGAATACCTGATCCGCGACGCCATGAACCAAGGGAAGTTCGACAACCTGAAATACGCGGGCAAACCGATTCCAGGGCTCGGCGAGCACTACGATCCCGACTGGTGGGTCAAGGGCCTGATCCAACGCGAACGCCTGAGCGGGATCGGCCCTCCCGCCATTTTGCTGAGGATCGAAGACGCCGAACTCGACGAAAAACTGGACCAGCAATACACCGAGAAACAGGTCCGGGATATCCTGGAAGACTTCAACAAGAGGGTCATCGAAGCCAGACGGCAGTTGCAGGGCGGCCCTCCGGTGATCACAAAGCTCCGGGAGGTGGACTCCGAGGTCCAGCGGTGGAGGGAGCGCAGAGCCGCCTCAGCACCAGCGGAACCGGAACCCGTGACGGAAACCAAACGCACGTGGTGGCAGCGCCTCTGGAACGGCTCCGGCTGA